The window GACATTGTATTGCACGCTCTGGGCTTCGCTGCCTGCACCGGCGCCGATAAAGCTCATTGTGTTGTCCTTAAATTATTCCTTTAGTCGCAGTTGTATTGATTTCACCTAATACAAATGGCGTAATTTTTCCGCGTTGTCTGCGCTTTGTCAAAGTGTGAATTATTGTGAGCGTTTATTAACGTGAGCTGTATAAAACAGGTGCGAGTGGCAATGAAGGTGGAAGTGAGTGGATAAACCACCTTACTAATGCAAAGTGGTTTGGGTCGACTTGGATTGATAAGTTCTGGGAGTTAGGCAAAGCTTTCGTTGATGAGTTCTGCGTTATAGCCTGCATTACGAATAATAGCGATAACCTCGTCTTCTCCTTTGGTGCTTGAAATTTCAACGATTTTATCGTCTAGGCGGACATTCACTTGCGCTTGGCTATCAGCCGCTTGCATTGCTTCTGTGATTGCTTTTACACAGTGACCACAGACCATTTTTTCTACTCTTAGTCTTAACATCATTATTTCCTTTGTGGATTAAAGTGCTTGCACTGTGAAGCTTCCCTTGATGGTAAGGTCAACTACTATTTAACAATAAGCTTCTGTTAGATGAATGAACAATTTTATTTGACCTTACCATGAGGGTAAGGGTTAGTGTCCAAAAATGAGAGTTAACGCGTTTGCGGAGATAGAAATGGACAAGGTAATAAAATTTAATGTATCGGGCATGACATGCGCCTCGTGCGTTGGCCGAGTTGAGAAAGCCTTAGAGAAAGTGTCTGGCGTTGTCAGCGCCAGTGTTAACTTAGCCTTGGAAGCGGTGTCTGTTGAAGGCAGTGCGGAAGTATCGGCGTTGGTGAGTGCGGTTAAAGATGCTGGCTACAAGGTCAATACCAGTGAAGTGCAATATCAAGTTAAAGGCATGACTTGCGCGTCTTGTGTGAGCCGAGTGGAAAAGGCGGCGCAAGCATTACCGCAGGTAATTAAAGCCGAGGTCAATTTAGCGACTGAAAAGCTAACCTTAACTTTAGTGGCAGAATTACCGTTCGCTGAAATA is drawn from Pseudoalteromonas sp. NC201 and contains these coding sequences:
- a CDS encoding heavy-metal-associated domain-containing protein, with product MMLRLRVEKMVCGHCVKAITEAMQAADSQAQVNVRLDDKIVEISSTKGEDEVIAIIRNAGYNAELINESFA